Proteins encoded within one genomic window of Methanosarcina barkeri str. Wiesmoor:
- a CDS encoding nucleotidyltransferase domain-containing protein, giving the protein MIADLGNLLKTKNVDLVVLNDSPLLLAFNIIRDGIILKSDEKRKVNFETQKCQDIMMSSTILKGI; this is encoded by the coding sequence TTGATAGCTGATCTGGGAAACCTTCTGAAAACAAAAAATGTGGACCTTGTCGTACTTAATGATTCTCCTCTGCTTCTGGCATTCAATATTATACGCGATGGAATTATTTTGAAGTCCGATGAAAAGAGAAAAGTGAATTTTGAAACACAGAAATGTCAAGATATTATGATGAGCAGTACTATATTGAAAGGCATATGA
- the pncB gene encoding nicotinate phosphoribosyltransferase, with translation MIKSILDNDLYKFTMQLAVLELFPKAEAEYRFTNRGSQRFTTEFVEELERTIREEISKLALTEEEYNWLSENCPYLKPMYLEYLKNFRFKPGEVKVCLTEEKDLDIRIKGPWHSTILWEIVLMATVSELYFTTIEKEWNGDSQGGCTSESVLTAYENKILEMGKALEKNNCLFSEFGTRRRRSSELHDHVMKTLTGIKTLTGTSNVYFAKKYGLKPIGTVGHEWIMGTSALVGLRYANRFAFENWIDVYNGDLGIALTDTFGSKAFFKDMDLRLSKTYDGFRHDSGDPYDFVDAVIEHYRKMGIDPMKKLLVFSDALNADTAIQLKKYCEGKINCSFGIGTSLTNNSDFFRKSPPLNMVIKLHSIDGIPVVKLSDSPEKETGEKDAIRVANYIFGRKGLDE, from the coding sequence GTGATAAAATCCATACTCGATAACGACCTTTATAAATTCACCATGCAACTTGCAGTGCTTGAACTTTTTCCTAAAGCTGAGGCTGAATACCGGTTTACTAACCGGGGTTCCCAGCGCTTTACTACGGAGTTTGTAGAAGAACTGGAAAGAACTATACGCGAAGAGATCTCAAAATTAGCATTAACAGAAGAAGAATATAACTGGCTTTCAGAGAATTGCCCTTACCTGAAACCTATGTACCTTGAATATCTTAAGAATTTCCGCTTCAAACCTGGTGAGGTAAAAGTCTGCCTTACCGAAGAAAAAGATCTGGACATTCGGATAAAAGGACCCTGGCACAGCACGATTCTCTGGGAAATTGTCCTTATGGCTACGGTTTCGGAACTATATTTCACAACTATTGAAAAAGAGTGGAACGGAGATTCCCAAGGGGGTTGTACTTCCGAATCCGTACTGACTGCATACGAAAATAAGATTCTTGAGATGGGAAAAGCCCTTGAGAAAAACAACTGCCTTTTTTCGGAATTTGGAACTCGCAGGCGAAGAAGTTCCGAACTCCACGACCATGTGATGAAAACCCTTACTGGAATAAAAACCCTGACAGGAACAAGCAATGTGTATTTTGCAAAAAAATATGGCCTGAAACCGATCGGGACTGTCGGGCACGAATGGATTATGGGTACCTCAGCACTTGTAGGGTTAAGGTATGCAAACCGTTTTGCTTTTGAAAACTGGATAGATGTTTATAACGGGGATCTGGGAATTGCCCTTACGGACACTTTCGGCTCAAAAGCCTTTTTTAAGGATATGGACCTGAGGTTATCAAAAACTTACGATGGGTTCAGGCACGACAGTGGAGATCCTTATGATTTTGTGGACGCTGTGATAGAACACTATCGGAAAATGGGTATAGATCCCATGAAAAAGTTACTTGTTTTCAGTGATGCCCTCAATGCAGATACCGCAATCCAACTCAAAAAATATTGCGAAGGTAAAATCAACTGCAGTTTCGGTATAGGCACAAGCCTTACAAATAACTCCGATTTCTTCAGGAAAAGCCCTCCTCTTAATATGGTCATAAAGCTGCACAGTATTGACGGCATTCCTGTTGTAAAACTGAGCGACTCCCCGGAAAAGGAAACCGGAGAAAAAGATGCTATAAGGGTTGCAAATTACATTTTTGGAAGAAAAGGGCTGGATGAATGA
- a CDS encoding PLP-dependent aspartate aminotransferase family protein codes for MEREVKFATKCVHAAEKPDPIFGAHTTPIFQTSTFIFENARQGAARFAGEESGYVYARIPPNTPTHAVLAEKFAALEGGEAGQTFASGMAAVTAIALTALKQGDHLISTDVVYGCTYSLFSQVLPGLGIEVSFVDTSKTENVKRAFKPETKMVFLESPANPTLNVCDIPEIARIARENEALCVVDNTFATPYFQRPLELGADLSLSSCTKYIGGHADLLGGIVAGNNDFIDRMSEVVGYTGGIMGPHEAWLCIRGLKTLHIRMERHAENAMKVAEFLESRPEVEWVRYPGLPGHPQYELARKQMSGFSGMLSFEVKGGIEAGRKLMDNVKLCSLAVSLGATDTLIQHPASMTHACVPHEVRKSVGITDGLVRLSVGIEDPEDIIADLKQALEVI; via the coding sequence ATGGAAAGAGAAGTGAAGTTTGCAACAAAATGTGTACATGCCGCAGAAAAGCCGGATCCGATTTTCGGAGCGCATACAACTCCGATATTCCAGACTTCAACCTTCATTTTTGAAAACGCCAGGCAAGGGGCAGCGAGGTTTGCAGGAGAGGAATCAGGATACGTATATGCCAGGATTCCTCCAAACACTCCCACGCATGCGGTTCTCGCTGAAAAATTTGCTGCACTCGAAGGTGGGGAAGCAGGGCAGACATTTGCCTCGGGAATGGCAGCGGTCACTGCAATTGCATTAACCGCCCTGAAGCAAGGAGACCATCTTATTTCAACGGATGTAGTATACGGATGCACCTATAGCCTCTTTTCTCAGGTTTTGCCAGGGCTTGGAATAGAAGTCAGTTTCGTCGATACTTCTAAAACCGAAAATGTAAAGAGAGCCTTTAAGCCCGAGACAAAAATGGTCTTTCTTGAGAGTCCTGCAAATCCTACGCTTAATGTATGCGATATTCCTGAAATAGCCAGAATAGCCAGAGAAAACGAGGCCCTCTGCGTTGTGGACAACACTTTCGCAACACCTTATTTCCAGAGGCCTCTTGAGCTTGGAGCAGATCTTTCCCTGAGTAGCTGTACAAAATATATTGGCGGCCATGCAGACCTGCTTGGCGGAATCGTTGCAGGAAATAATGATTTTATAGACCGAATGTCTGAAGTTGTTGGATATACAGGAGGCATTATGGGCCCGCATGAAGCCTGGCTCTGCATAAGAGGGCTTAAAACACTCCATATCCGAATGGAAAGGCACGCTGAAAACGCAATGAAGGTTGCGGAATTTCTTGAATCCCGACCCGAGGTAGAGTGGGTCAGGTATCCAGGGCTTCCAGGTCATCCTCAGTACGAACTTGCACGCAAGCAAATGAGTGGATTCAGCGGTATGCTCTCTTTTGAAGTAAAAGGCGGAATTGAAGCTGGGCGAAAGCTCATGGACAATGTAAAGCTCTGTTCTCTTGCTGTGAGCCTCGGAGCTACGGATACCCTTATTCAGCACCCTGCATCGATGACTCATGCATGTGTCCCTCATGAAGTAAGAAAGAGTGTAGGCATAACTGATGGGCTTGTCAGGCTCTCGGTAGGAATTGAAGATCCCGAAGACATAATTGCAGACCTCAAACAGGCCCTTGAAGTAATTTAA
- a CDS encoding type 1 glutamine amidotransferase domain-containing protein, translating into MKALVFGADDFEDLELFYPYHRLKEEGITTHVASMKKGPIKGKQGYEINVDIAFKDINPENYQILVISGGKGPEKMRLDEHALEITRHFFTENKPVAAICHGPQVIVSAGVIKGRKATCWPGIRDDIIAAGALYEDKEVVIDGNFVSSRSPADLHAFGREMIKLLK; encoded by the coding sequence ATGAAAGCACTTGTATTCGGAGCCGATGATTTTGAAGATCTTGAACTTTTCTATCCTTACCATCGCCTGAAAGAAGAGGGGATTACAACACATGTAGCTTCAATGAAGAAGGGACCGATAAAAGGAAAGCAGGGGTATGAAATCAATGTTGACATTGCCTTTAAAGATATAAACCCTGAAAATTACCAGATTCTTGTGATCTCCGGAGGAAAAGGCCCCGAAAAAATGAGGCTTGACGAGCATGCACTTGAGATTACAAGGCATTTTTTCACAGAAAACAAGCCGGTTGCTGCAATTTGCCATGGCCCGCAGGTTATCGTCTCTGCAGGTGTCATAAAAGGCAGGAAAGCAACCTGCTGGCCAGGAATAAGGGATGACATCATAGCTGCAGGAGCACTTTATGAGGATAAAGAAGTTGTGATTGACGGGAATTTTGTATCATCAAGAAGTCCTGCTGATCTTCACGCTTTTGGAAGAGAGATGATTAAGTTGCTGAAGTAA
- a CDS encoding nucleotidyltransferase domain-containing protein has product MGSKELETKINEFFSGEARVVVAYLFGSTARGEASCLSDIDISVLFDDILTKKKPLTFS; this is encoded by the coding sequence ATGGGTTCGAAAGAGCTTGAAACAAAAATTAACGAATTTTTCTCAGGCGAAGCTCGTGTTGTGGTTGCTTACCTGTTCGGTTCAACAGCCCGGGGAGAAGCAAGCTGCCTGAGTGATATCGATATCTCTGTCCTTTTTGACGATATCCTTACAAAAAAGAAGCCTTTGACCTTCAGCTGA
- a CDS encoding DUF86 domain-containing protein, whose product MHVQGGCRKIFASLTGCMLGIGEIIISEDKIKRPESYKEIFRTLREIGVLPEAFARKIEPAVGFRNVLVCVRKWSWIVFTKICKTVLKIWNFSQNMLLSF is encoded by the coding sequence TTGCATGTTCAGGGAGGCTGTAGAAAGATATTTGCAAGTCTCACTGGATGTATGCTTGGTATTGGGGAAATTATTATTTCAGAGGATAAGATAAAACGCCCTGAGAGTTACAAGGAAATATTCCGTACCCTTAGAGAAATCGGTGTTCTTCCTGAGGCCTTTGCCCGAAAAATTGAACCTGCCGTAGGATTCAGAAATGTGCTCGTATGTGTGCGAAAGTGGAGCTGGATAGTCTTTACGAAAATCTGCAAAACTGTGTTGAAGATATGGAACTTTTCACAGAATATGTTGCTCAGTTTTTAG
- a CDS encoding VOC family protein, translating to MPRVIHFEIYARDIARAKKFYQDVFDWKIERSEGSVEYWNVITGKGDEPGIDGGLMKRPGREPKADTPISTYICTIGVPDIDKYLSRIQKHGGKITMEKKPIHGVGWYAYCLDTERNIFGIMQPDPSVR from the coding sequence ATGCCAAGAGTAATTCATTTTGAAATATACGCCAGAGATATTGCAAGGGCTAAGAAATTCTATCAGGATGTGTTCGACTGGAAAATCGAAAGGTCAGAAGGTTCGGTAGAATACTGGAACGTGATCACCGGCAAGGGAGATGAGCCAGGAATCGACGGTGGCCTTATGAAAAGGCCGGGAAGAGAACCAAAGGCGGATACGCCGATAAGTACCTATATCTGCACAATAGGCGTCCCAGATATCGATAAATACCTGAGCAGGATACAAAAGCACGGTGGGAAAATCACTATGGAAAAAAAGCCAATACATGGAGTCGGCTGGTACGCATATTGCCTCGATACCGAGAGAAACATATTCGGGATAATGCAGCCGGACCCGAGTGTTAGATAA